Genomic window (Wenzhouxiangella marina):
ACCAGATCCTGCCCGAAGGGCCCTCCTTTCCGATCAGCTTCCCCTTCTTTCACGAAAGCCTGCTGACCACGGGCACCTGGCGCGCCTCGGCCATGGACATCTGCCGGACCTTCGCCGGCATGAACGCCCTGCCTCGCCATGGCCCGGGCTTCGAAGTCGTCAACCAGGCGCTCGGCTACCAGGCCGCCCAACCGGGCATCCGCAATGTCTGGGATCGGGTCTGGTACAAGGGCGGGAGTCTGACCTCCGGTGCCAGCGGGAACCATGTGCTCACTCACGCCTGGATGCTGCAGAAGGACGGGGCCAGCGAACCCTGGGTGGTGGTGGCGCTTTCCAATGACCCCGCCGGCGGCATCGATCCCTTCCCGATCCAGTCCCTGACCTCGCGCATCATCGAGCTGATCGGCGAGCTCTGACACCACCCCCAGAAAGAGAAGGCCCGGCAGAATCGCTTCTGCCGGGCCTTCGGGTCCTGCGAGTGGCGTCTCGCGTCAGGCGTCGAAGCGAGCCTTGAGCTTCTTCAGGGCCGCGGCTTCGAGCTGGCGGATGCGCTCGGCGGACACGCCGTACTTGTCGGCCAGTTCCTGCAGCGTCGCCTTCGGGTCCAGCAACCAGCGACTCTGGATGATGTCGCGCGAGCGATCGTCCAGATTCTCGATGCCGTCGAAGAGCAGGTTGTGGTGGTGCTGCTCCCAGTCCTCGGCTTCTGCCGCTTCGTCCGGGGAGACCGTCAGGCCTTCCAGGTACGCCGCCGGCGCCACGTAGCTGCTCGAGTCGTCGTCGTCGTTGGTCAGATCGAAACCGATGTCCTGGCCGGCCAGACGCGACTCCATCTCCGTGACGACCTCGGGCTTGACGCCCAGGTCTTCGGCCACGCGATTGACCTCGGCCTGGTTCAACCAGCCCAGACGTTTCTTCTGCTTGCGCAGGTTGAAGAACAGCTTGCGCTGCGCCTTGGTCGTTGCGACCTTGACGATGCGCCAGTTGCGCAGAATGAACTCGTGGATCTCGGCGCGAATCCAGTGCACGGCAAAGGACACGAGGCGCACGCCCTGGTCCGGGTCGAAGCGCTTGACCGCCTTCATCAGGCCGATGTTTCCTTCCTGAACCAGATCGCCGAGCTGCAGGCCGTAGCCTGCATAGCCCCGGGCCACGTGGACCACGAAGCGCAGGTGCGACATGACCATCAGTCGCGCCGCATCGAGGTCGTCCTCGTCGCGAAAGCGCCGTGCCAGGCTCTGCTCTTCCTCGAGGCTGAGCACCGGGATCTTGTTGACTTCCTGGATGTAGGAATCCAACGAGCCCGTGCCGGCCGGTGCGAGGAGATGGCTTGGAACCAGATGATTGCCCATGCGTTGCTCCTGAAAAAATTCAGCCCGTTATGTTACCAGTAGAACCGACCTCGGTGAACCCGGAGTGAATCGGTCCTCTTTTCATCGTTCGCAGGCTTTGACCTGCCCGCTCGGCCAGAGTTCCGGGCGGGGCAAGCGCCGGCGGCCAGACGCCGCCGACGCCCCGGAAACACTCAACCTTCGGCCGCTGCCTCGGCGCCCAGGCGCTCGTGCAGATAGGCGTGGATCAAGGCATTGAGATAGGCCGCCTGATTCAGGTTGGCTGCACCACCGTGCCCGCCTTCGATGTTCTCGTAGTAGAGCACTTCATGGCCCTGATCGAGCATGCGAGCGACCATCTTGCGCGCATGGCCCGGGTGCACGCGGTCGTCGCGGGTCGAGGTGGTGAAGAAGGCCACCGGGTAGTCCGCCTCGGCGGACACGTTCTGGTAGGGCGAGTACTGACTGATGTAGGCCCACTCCTCCGGGTCCTCCGGGTTGCCGTACTCCGCCATCCAGCTCGCGCCGGCAAGCAGCAGGTGGTAGCGCTTCATGTCGAGCAGCGGCACCTGGCAGACCACGGCGTTGAACAGATCCGGACGCTGCACCATCACCGCACCGACGAGCAGTCCGCCGTTGCTGCCGCCCTGGATGCCCAGGTGCTCCGGTGAGGTGATGTCACGCTCGATCAGGTCCTCGGCCACGGCGATCAGATCGTCGTAGGCGCGTTGACGGTTCTCCTTCAGCGCCGCCTGATGCCAGCGCGGGCCGAACTCCCCGCCGCCGCGGATGTTGGCCAGCACGTAGACGCCGCCCTGACGGAGCCAGCCGTTGCCGATCAGGCCGGAGTAGAAGGGCGTGCGCGGCACTTCGAAGCCACCGTAGGCCCCCAGCAGGGTCGGGTTGGCCCCGTTGGCCTCGAAGCCGGCGGGCATGACGACGAAATACGGGATCTTCTCGCCATCGGCCGAGGTCGCCTCGTACTGGGCAACCTGCATGCCTTCGGCATCGAACCAGCTCGGCTCGTTGCGGATGGCCTGGCGCGTGTCGGCCATGGCATCGGCTTCGAACAGGGTCGACGGGCTCAGGAAGCCCTCGTGGTCGAAGTAGAAACGGTCGGAGCGGTCATCGGCCGACACCACGGACAGGGTGCCCATCGCGGGCACGTCGAGGCGCTGCTGATGCCAGCCGCTCTCGTCGCGAGTGAAGCGGACCAGCTGGCCGTTGACGTTGTCGAGGATGCTGACCAGGACCGTGTTCTCGGTGGTCGAAACGCCGGCCACGGCCTGGCGCGCGTTCGGCTGGAACAGCACTTCGAATTCCGGCTCGCCGGCCAGCACGCTTTCCATCGGAGCGGCCAGCAGCGCACCCTGGCGCAGCACCGTGCCTTCCCGGGCCCAGTCGGATTTCAGCTGGACCAGCAGCTGGCCATTGAGCACGCCGGACAGCTCCGCGTCATCGGGAATCGCGATGCGCTGGGTCTCGCCATCGCGATACAGATGGTATTCGCGAGTGAAGAAGCTCGGCAGGCGCAGGATCATGTCGTAGGGCGTGTCCTTGTCCCAGAACCTGAGCGCGGTGACCAGCACGTCGCTGCGCTCACCCTCGAACACCAGTTCGGCCTCGCTGCGGTCCGTGCCGCGCTGCCAGATGTAGACCTGGCGCGGATACTGGGAGCTGGTCATCTGTTCGGGCGTGAAGGCCGGCGCGTAGAACACGCTGTCGCGGTCGCGCCAGGAAATGAAGCTCTTCGACTCGGGCAGCTCGAAGCCGCCGTCGACGAACTGGCGGGTCTCCAGGTCGAATTCACGACGCACGTTGGCATCGGCACCGCCGCGGGACAGGCCGATCAGACAGCGGTCGTAGTCCGGGTAGCGGCAGGCCGCCCCCGCCCAGACCCAGTTCTCGCCCTCGGCTTCGGCGAGCGCATCCAGATCCAGCAGGGCGGTCCAGCTCGGGCTCTCGTTGCGGTAGTCCTCGGTGCTGGTCGTGCGCCAGAGGCCTCGCACGTGATCCGCATCGCGCCAGAAGTTGTAGATCTCGCCACCCATCAGCTGCGGATAGGCAATGCGGTCCTCCGAATTGAGGATCTCCAGGTAGCGCTGGTGCAGCGGCTCGAACAGGGGGTGCGACTGCAGCCGCCCTTCGGAGCGCTCGTTCTGCGCCCGCGCCCAGTCCAGCGCCTGTTCGGACTCGACCTCCTCGAGCCAAAGAAAGGGATCTTCAGGGCTTGCCGCGTCATTCGCCATGGCGGACCCGGCGCTCAGAATGGCCCCGCTCAGGGCCGCGATCAGTCGTCTGTTCATTCATTGAATCCTGTGGAATGGTTCCATGTCCGGGCGCGAAGTGTGCCAGAACCACGTCAAGCGAACCTGTGCGGGAAGTCACGGGGAAGGAAACACGGGTTCGAGGTTCGAGGTTCGAGGTTTCCGGTTTCCGGGTTGGGCGGTGCTGAACGAAGGCACCCCGGACAACCGGATGCCCATGAAAATCCCGACATCGACGCGGCCGGATCGAAACCGCCGGGTAGGTCGGGGCCACGTCCCCGACGGTCCATGTCGCAGGTATCTCCGCCAACCCGACTGCGAAATGCCCCAGCCATCTCGGAAAACTCGACACACGCATATCGCAGGCATCTCGGTCAACGATAAGACCAACAACGGTTTCTGACCAAGAACCGGAGCGCAGGTGGCACCTTAATTCTCCGGTCGTCGGGGACGTGGCCCCGACCTACGCAGGGTTTCGATCAGACGATGTCGATACCTGGGGTCGTAGAGGCATTCCGCGATCCGGTCTGCCTCCGTTCAGCATCTGGACCCGAAACCCGTGGTTTCCAGATACCTGGCCCTCAATCAAACCTCAGATGTTTCACCGACCGACCTTCCTCCCGGATTTCCTTCAAGGCATCGATGCCGATCCGGATCTGGGCATCGACGAACTTCTGCGTGATCACCCGATCGGAGGCGTCGGTCTTGACCCCGTCCGGGATCATCGGCTGGTCGGACACCAGCAGGAGGGCACCGGTGGGAATCGAGTTGGCGAAGCCGGTCACGAAGATCGTTGCGGTTTCCATGTCGATGGCCATGCAGCGGGTGCGGCGCAGGTATTTCTTGAAGGCCTTGTCGTGCTCCCAGACCCGGCGGTTGGTGGTGTAGACCGTGCCGGTCCAGTAATCGAGATCGTGGTCTCGAATCGTCGACGACACGGCACGCTGCAGGGTGAAGGCCGGCAGGGAGGGGACTTCGGGCGGGAAGTAGTCGTTCGAGGTCCCCTCACCACGGATCGCGGCGATCGGAAGGATCAGATCGCCGAGCTGATTTTTCTTCTTCAGACCGCCGCACTTGCCGAGGAACAGCACGGCTTTCGGACCGACCGCACTCAACAGGTCCATGATCGTCGCGGCATTGGCGCTGCCCATGCCGAAATTGATCATGGTGATGCCATCGGCCGTGGCGTTGCGCATCGCCTTGTCACGACCGCGCACTTCGACGCCCATGTGAGCGGCGAACTTGTCGACGTAGTTGTCGAAGTTGGTCAGCAGGATGTACTTGCCGAAGTCGGCCAGTTCCGTGCCCGTGTAGCGCGGCAGCCAGTTCTCGACGATTTCATTCTTGGTTTGCATAAGGCTTCCTTCTTCTAGTAGTTGTATTTGGAAGTCCGGCCGTGGCCGGTACCCGACCCTGCCCCTGGCCCGAGTCGAGATCGTCGATCCGGCGATACGGCCGACGATTAACCGGCCATAATAGCGCGCCTGTCCTCGAGAATCGATAGCACGGCCGCCGAAGGAGGTCGTGACGGGAGCCCGCATTGACTTCATCCAGTTCCGAAGCCCGCGTCTGGCCAGGCCTGATCCTCGCCATCGCCATGGCGGCCACCGCCAGCGCCCTCGTCTGGCTGCTGGCCCAGCTACCAGGCCCGATCGGCCACCTGCCCCTGAGCGCCATGCTGCTCGCCGTGCTGATCGGTCTGGCGCTGGCACCGGCCGCCTCCCACCAGAGCGCCTGGACGCCCGGCCTGGACCTGGCCCGCGGGCCCCTGTTGAAGCTGGCCGTCGCCCTGATCGGGCTCCGCCTGAGCCTGAGCGACCTGGGCCGCCTCGGCCTCGATGCCCTGCCCCTGGTGCTGCTCACCGTGGCCGTCGGCCTGGGCCTGACCCTGCTGCTCGTCCGCCTGGCCGGTGCCCACTGGCGCCTGTCGGCCCTGCTGGCCGTGGGCACGGCGATCTGCGGCGCCTCGGCCATCGCCGCCACCGCGCCGGGTTTGAAGGCAAGGCATGAGGAAACGGCCTACGCCGTGGCCTGCATCGCCCTGATCGGCCTGAGCGCGACGCTGCTCTATCCGCCCCTGCTGCATGCCTGGGTCGGCGACGCCGAAACGATCGGCCTGATCATGGGCGCCGCCATCCATGACACGGCGCAGGTCACGGCCGCTGCCGCCCTGTATGAACAGGGCTGGGGCGCGACCGGAACGCTCAATGCCGCCACCGTCACCAAGCTGCTGCGCAACAGCCTGATGCTGGTGGTCATTCCGGCCCTGATCTGGGTCGCCGGCCGCCGCCAGGACACGGGCAGCACGAGGGTGCCCTTCCCCATGTTCATCGTTGCCTTCATCGCCCTGTGTGGTCTACGCAGCGCAGGAGACGCGATCTTCGGGGCCGGCACCGCCTGGTGGACCATCACCATTCGCTGGGCGAGCGAATTCTCGGTCTTCGCCTTCGCCATGGCCATGGCGGCCCTGGCCACGCGGATTCGCTTCAGGGAACTGCGCGCCCTGGGCTGGCGACCCGCGCTTGCCGCCCTGTGCGCGGCCGCATCGATCCTGGCCCTGTCACTGCTGCTGGTCCGAGCGTAGGCAAAGCGTCCCAGGGCGGCCCAAATGGCGCCATAAACCCGCTACCATCGAGCCCTGCCCATCGCTTTCGACCACGGCCACTCAATGACCGTCATCGCCCATAAATTCGGAGGCTCGTCCCTGGCCGATGCCGAATGCATCGCCACCGTCGCCGATCTCCTCATCCAGCGCCAGGACGAAGACCAGATCGCCGTCGTCTCGGCCATGGCCGGCGTCACCAACGAGCTGATCGCCCTGACCCATGGCGCCGCCCGGCGCGAGCCCGGCTGGAGCGAGCGCCTCGACGTCCTCGAACTCAAGCACCTCGACACGGCCGCAGCCCTGACGGGGTCGCACCCCGCCGGCGACGCGGTCGCCAAGTCCCTACGCAGCCGCTTCGGTCACCTGCGCCAGCTCCTCGACAGCCTCGGCCTGATGGGTTCGGCGCCGGCCGAAGCGGTGGAACTGATTTCCGGTCTCGGCGAGGTCTTCTCCGCCGAACTGCTCAGCGCCCGCCTGGCCGCGCTGGACGAGCCCGCGGTCTTCATCGATGCCCGCGATATCCTCCGCGTCCGGCCCACGGCCCTGATGGTGGCGATCAACTGGAACGAGAGCGAGGCCCGGCTGCAGGCGTTCCGTCAGGCCAACCCCTCGCGCCGCTACGTCGCCACCGGCTTCATCTGCCGCCGCGAGGATGGTCGCATCTCGACCCTCGGCCGGAACGGCTCGGACTATTCGGCCAGCATCTTCGGCCGCCTCTTCGAGGCCGCAGAGATTCACATCTGGACCAACGTCGACGGCCTGCTCTCGGCCGACCCCGGCAGCGTGCCCGAGGCCTTCCTCCTCGATCGCCTCTCCTACCGGGAAGCCTTCGAGCTGGCCTACTTCGGCGCCCGCGTGATCCACCCGCAGGCGCTGTCGCCAGCGCTCGAGAAGGACATCCCGGTCTTCGTGCGCAACACCTTCAACCCGGCTTGTCCCGGCACGCGCATCGACCGCGACGGCCAGTCCGAGCCGCCGGTGAAGGGCTTGTCCGGGATGGCCGACATGGCCCTGGTCACGATCGAGGGCGCCGGCATGATCGGCGTACCCGGCACCGCCGAGCGCGTGTTCTCGGCCCTGCACGCGGCCGAGATTTCCGTGGCGATGATTTCCCAGAGCTCCTCGGAGCACTCGATCTGCCTGGCCGTGCCCGGCGCAGATGCCGAGCGCGCCACGGCCGAACTCGAGGACGTGTTCGAGCGCGAACTGCGCCACGGTCAGATCCAGCGCGTCTTCGTGCTGCCGGGCATTCGCCTGCTCGCCATCGTCGGCGACGGCATGACCGGCACGCCCGGCGTGGCCGCCCGCCTGTTCGCCTCCCTGGCCCGGGCCGGCGTCAACGTCCGCGCCATTGCCCAGGGCGCCTCCGAGCGAAACATTTCCGTGGCCGTCGACGAGGTCGACGCCGAGCGCGCCCTGCGCGCGGTCCACGCCGGCTTCTACCTGTCCGAGCAAACCGTGGCCATCGGCCTGATCGGCCCGGGGAACGTCGGCCGGGTACTCCTGGAACAGCTGAAAGAAGCGGCCCAGCGCCTGCACGGCGAGGCCAATCTGGACCTGCGCCTGCTCGGCGTGGCAGGCTCGAAACGGATGCAGCGCTTCGATGAGCGCCAGGCCCTGGACACGCTCACGCTCCCCCTCGATGAACAGGCGGAGGCCCTGGACCTGGACGCCTTCACGGACCACATCGACAACCACCACCTGCCGCACTCGATCCTGATCGACTGCACCGCCTCCGACGCCATCGCCGAGCGCTACGCCGGCTGGCTGGCGCGCGGCATCCACGTCATCACGCCCAACAAGCACGCCGGCAGCGGCCCCATCGAGCGCTACCGCGCGATCCGCCGGGCCAGCCAGGGCGGCAGCGCCCGCTGGCGCTACGACGCCACCGTCGGCGCCGGGCTGCCCGTGATCCAGACCCTGCGCGATCTGATCGATACCGGTGATCGAATCCGTCGCATCGACGGCATCTTCTCCGGCACCCTGGCCTATCTTTTCAATCGCTATTCGGCGGGCATGTCCTTCGCCGAGCTCGTCGGCGAGGCACGGGAGGCGGGCTACACGGAGCCCGACCCCCGCGATGATCTCTCGGGCATGGACGTGGCCCGCAAGCTGGTGATCCTGGCCCGCGAAATGGGCCTGGAGCTGGGGCTCGATCAGGTCCGGATCGAATCCCTGGCGCCGGCCGAGCTCGACGGCTGCAGCATCGACGAGTTCCTCGCCGGCCTGGCCGACCACGACGAGGTCATGGCCCGGCGCCTGGCCGAGGCCGAGTCCAGGGGCGAGGTGCTTCGCTTCGTCGCGGGCCTGAGCGCCGATGGGCAGGCGGAAGTCGCCCTGAAGTCTCTGCCGGGCGACCACCCCTTCGCCAGCCTGGCCCTGACCGACAACGTCGTCGCTTTCACCACCGATCGCTACTGCGACAACCCGCTGATCGTGCAGGGTCCGGGCGCCGGTCCGGCGGTGACCGCCGCCGGCGTGTTCGCCGACCTGCTGCGCGTCGCCAGCCACCTGGGGGCGAGGCTGTGAGCCGATCGCAGGCCACGGCCTTCGCACCGGCCAGCGTCGGCAACGTCGGCGTCGGCTTCGACCTGCTCGGGCACGTGATCGACGGGCCGGGCGACACGGTGACCGCGTTCAGGATCGAAGAACCCATCGTGCGCATCGATTCGATCGAAGGCGTGATCGTCGACCTGCCGCGCGAGGCGGATCGGAACACCGCCGGGCGCGCGGTGCAAGCCCTGCTGGAGCACGCCGGGGTCGACTTCGGCATCGCGCTCCGGATCGAAAAAGGGATTCCTCTGGGCTCGGGACTCGGTGGCTCCGCCGCTTCGGCCACGGCCGCACTGGTGGCCGCCAATGCCCTGCTGCCGAAACCGCTGGAGATCGGAGCCCTCTACCCCTTTGCCCTGGCCGGTGAATCGGTGGCCAGCGGCTCGGCCCACGGCGACAACGTCGGACCCCAACTCCTCGGCGGCCTGGTCCTTGCTACCCTCGAACGGCTGATCCCGATTCCCGTGCCCCAGGGCTTGTGGGCCTGCGTCGTCCACCCGGACCACGTGGTGGAAACCCGTCTGGCCCGCGAGACCCTCGCCGAGCCCTACCCGATCGGCACCGTGGTCGCTCAGAACGCCCTGCTGGCGCAGTTCCTGGCCGGCTGCTACCGCAAGGACCTCGACCTGATCCGAGCCGGCCTGGGCGACGTGCTGGTCGAACCTCGCCGTGCAAGCCTGATCCCGGGTTTTGCCGAGGTCAAGCAGGCTGCCCTGGATTCCGGCGCCCTGGGCGCGTCGATATCCGGCGCCGGCCCCAGCGCCTTCGGCTGGTTCGACGACCGCGCGGCCGCCGATGCCGCCCGCCAGGCCATGATCGCCGCCTTCGCGGAAGCGGGACTGAGCGCCGAGGGCTGGGTCAGTGCGGTGGATGCACCCGGCGCTCGACTGATCGAAGACTGAAGGCCCGAGCGTCAGTTCAGTCGTCCGAGCTGCCGCCCTTCAGAAGAAACACGACATAGACGGTGGCCTGCGCTTCCAGGGCGTCGGGCTCGAACATCGGCGGTGCGGCTTCCATTCGACTGCTGGTGGTGTAGATCCCATCACCCCCACCGGCCATCGAGGACGAGGCGAAGCTCCGGGACGGGACCAGCAAGCGCGCCTCGACCTGGCGCAGATCGAACTCGGTGATCGAATGCAGCGAGCCCAGCTCGGCCCCGCCGCGCTCGGCCAGGCGTTCCGCCCGGGCACGCGCATCATCGATGGCCGCCAGCTGGGCCGCGTCCTTGGCCGCCTCGGGGTCGCGAACGGTGAAACGCGCGCTCAAGGATTCCACGACGTCGGCGCGGACGATGTCGGCGTAGTCGAGGTGGTAGGTCTCCATGTTCGAAAGCTGGATCTCGACCTCGCGGCTGACCCGGTAGCCGACGAACACGTTCTCACCGTTCCGATACTCGTACTGTCGATCGACGGTCGGCATCGAGGCGCGCAGGTCCTCGCGCTCGACGCCGAGGGAGCGGGCCAGCTCGACCAGTTCGGCGGAGCGATCCTCGACCTGCTGCGAGGCCACCACGACCTGGGGATCCGTGGCGCTGATGCGACCGGACAGCACCAGCAGCTCGGGCACGAGCGGCACCCGCGCACTGCCCTGGACATAGACGTGCGGCACCGAAGGGAGATTGCCCTGGGCCATCAGGGGCGAGGCAAGCAGCAACAAGGAGAGAGCAAGAAGGCGCATGGGAGACTCCGAATTCGGGCCGTCGGGCCAGGTGAACAGGCCTTGAATGATACGCTTCTCAAGAACGGGGGCCGCGCCGCACACCATCTTTCGAGGTCGCCATGAGCGAACAGGGACACCACTGCTGCCACTCGAAGCCCGACGGAGCACCTTCGCCGGCCCCGTCGAGCAACGCCGCCTATTACTGCCCCATGTGCCCCGGCGTCGAGTCGGATCATCCCGACAGCTGCCCGCACTGCGGCATGGCCCTGGAGCACAATCCGGCGGCTGCGCTGGAGAAGACCGAATACACCTGCCCGATGCACCCCGAAATCGTCCGCGACGCCCCGGGCGACTGCCCGATCTGCGGCATGGCCCTGGAAGCCCGCACCGTCACCCTGGACGAACCACCCAACCCGGAGCTCGACAGCATGCAGCGGCGCTTCTGGGTGAGCCTGCCCTTGTCGGCGATCGTCCTGTTCCTGGCGATGGGCAAGATGATCTGGCCTGGCCTTGGAGACCTCATCCCGCATCGCATCGGGCTCTGGCTGGAACTGGCCTTCGCCAGTCCCGTCGTGCTCTGGGCCGGCTGGCCCTTCTTCCAGCGCGGCTGGACCTCGATCCGGACCTGGAAGCTCAACATGTTCACCCTCATCGCCCTGGGCGTGGCGGTGTCCTATGGCTACAGCGTGGTGGCGGTGCTCGCGCCGGGCCTGTTCCCGCCCGGCCTGGCGAATGCTCACGGCGCCGTCGGCGTCTACTTCGAAGCCGCCGCCGTGATCGTCGCCCTGGTCCTCCTCGGCCAGGTGCTGGAACTCAAGGCCCGGTCGAACACCAGCCAGGCGATCCGCGCCCTCCTCGGCCTGGCGCCGAAGACCGCCCGCCGCCTCGACGACAGCGGTGATGAACACGAAGTCCCGCTCAGCGAGGTCCAGGTCGGCGATCGCCTGCGCGTGCGTCCGGGCGAGAAGATTCCAGTGGATGGAACGGTCAGCGAGGGTCGCTCGAACGTCGATGAATCGATGATCAGCGGCGAAGCCGTGCCGGTGGAGAAGGCCCCGGGTGATCGCGTGCTCGGGGCGACCGTCAACGCCCGCGGCAGCCTGATCATCGAGGCCACCCAGGTCGGCCAGGATACGGTGCTCGCCCGGATCGTCCGCATGGTCTCCGAAGCCCAGCGCTCGCGTGCCCCGATCCAGAAGCTGGCCGATCGGGTCGCGGCCTGGTTCGTGCCGGCGGTCGTTGCCGCGGCCGCTCTGAGCTTCGTCATCTGGCTGAGCGTCGGACCCGAGCCCGCCCTGGCCTATGCCCTGGTCAACGCCGTGGCCGTGCTGATCATCGCCTGCCCCTGCGCCCTGGGCCTGGCCACGCCGATGTCGATCATGGTCGCCAGCGGACGCGGTGCCCGAATGGGCGTGCTGTTCCGCAATGCCGAGGCGATCGAGGTCCTCCAGTCCGTCGACACCCTCGTCGTCGACAAGACCGGCACCCTGACCGAGGGCCGCCCTGGCCTGACGAGCATCGAGGCGGTCGCTTCGCTCGACGAGGGCGAACTCCTGTCCGTCCTGGCGTCCCTGGAACGAGCCAGCGAACACCCGCTGGCCGAAGCCATCGTTCGCGCCGCCGACGAACGCGGCCTCGAGATCCGACCCATCGAGGACTTCGAGTCGCTCACCGGCGAAGGCGTCACCGGTCGCCTGGACGGACGGGCGGTGGCGCTCGGCAACCGCCGTCTGATGGCCCGCCTCGAGGTCGATATCGATGCGCTCGAGACCCACGCCGAGGCCCTGCGTAGAAAGGGAGAGACCGCCATGTTCGCGGCCCTGGACGGGCAGGCCGCCGGATTGATCGGCGTCAGCGACCCGATCAAGGCCAGCACGCGCGAGGCGATCGAGGCCCTGAAATCCGAAGGCCTGCGGATCGTGATGCTCACCGGCGACAGCGAGACCACGGCCCGAGCCGTGGCGTCGGAGCTCGGCATCCGCGAGGTACTGGCCGAGGTCGCGCCGGAAGACAAGGACGAACAGATCCAGCGATTGCAGGCCTCGGGTCGGACCGTCGCCATGGCCGGCGACGGCATCAACGACGCACCGGCCCTGGCCCGGGCCGAGGTCGGCATCGCCATGGGCACGGGCACGGACGTGGCCATGGAGGCGGCCGGCGTGACCCTGATCAAGGGGGACCTCCGGGGCATCGTTCGCGCCCGCCGCCTGTCACGGGCCACCCTGGGCAACATCCGCCAGAACCTGTTCTTCGCCTTCGCCTACAACGCCCTCGGCGTGCCCCTGGCCGCCGGCCTGCTCTACCCCTTCTTCGGCCTGCTGCTCAGCCCCATGTTCGCCGCGGCGGCGATGAGCCTGAGTTCCGTGTCGGTGATCGGCAACGCGCTGAGATTGGGCCGCCTTCGACTCTAGCACGTCACCAGAGACGCCTGAGAACAGCCATGCTCGGCCGATATGGCTTCTGGCACTGGCCCGGGGGCAGGCGGACTGGCAGACTCGAAGCCGATTCCAACAACCATCCGGGAGACCATCGTGCCCACGCCCAACGGATTTCATCAGGCTCTGCTGGCTCTGCTGGTAGTCAGCGTCGCCACCGCCTGCCAGTACGGCGAGCCGCCGATCCAGGACACCCGCGAACTGAGCATCGAGGTGCCCGAGGGGGCGGCCCTGAGCATCGATGCCGGCGCCGGCTTCCTGATCATCGAAGGCAGCGACACGACGCGCCAGGTGTCGGTCAGCGCCGATGTCCGCCAACACACGGCCAACGACGACTACCGCCTGGAATTGAGCATCGACGAGGCCGGGCAGATTCAGCTCGTGGCCCACGGAGGCGATGGCTGGAACAATGACCGCCTCGATCTTCGCCTCCAGGTTCCCCGCTCCCTGACGATCGAGATCGAGGACGGTTCGGGCTCGATCCAGATCCGCAACCTGGCCGCCGCCCTGAGCATCGACGACGGCTCGGGCAGCATCGACGTCAGCCAGGTCAGCGGCGACGTCCGCATCGTCGACGGTTCGGGCAGTATCCGGATCGATCAGGTCGATGGCCAGGTCGACATCGACGACGGCTCGGGCAGCATCGATGTCAGCCAGGTCAGCGGCAAGGTCACGGTCAGCGACGGCAGCGGCAGCATCAACGTCGACGGCGCCGGCGATTTCGAGCTGCTCGATG
Coding sequences:
- a CDS encoding copper-transporting P-type ATPase, translating into MSEQGHHCCHSKPDGAPSPAPSSNAAYYCPMCPGVESDHPDSCPHCGMALEHNPAAALEKTEYTCPMHPEIVRDAPGDCPICGMALEARTVTLDEPPNPELDSMQRRFWVSLPLSAIVLFLAMGKMIWPGLGDLIPHRIGLWLELAFASPVVLWAGWPFFQRGWTSIRTWKLNMFTLIALGVAVSYGYSVVAVLAPGLFPPGLANAHGAVGVYFEAAAVIVALVLLGQVLELKARSNTSQAIRALLGLAPKTARRLDDSGDEHEVPLSEVQVGDRLRVRPGEKIPVDGTVSEGRSNVDESMISGEAVPVEKAPGDRVLGATVNARGSLIIEATQVGQDTVLARIVRMVSEAQRSRAPIQKLADRVAAWFVPAVVAAAALSFVIWLSVGPEPALAYALVNAVAVLIIACPCALGLATPMSIMVASGRGARMGVLFRNAEAIEVLQSVDTLVVDKTGTLTEGRPGLTSIEAVASLDEGELLSVLASLERASEHPLAEAIVRAADERGLEIRPIEDFESLTGEGVTGRLDGRAVALGNRRLMARLEVDIDALETHAEALRRKGETAMFAALDGQAAGLIGVSDPIKASTREAIEALKSEGLRIVMLTGDSETTARAVASELGIREVLAEVAPEDKDEQIQRLQASGRTVAMAGDGINDAPALARAEVGIAMGTGTDVAMEAAGVTLIKGDLRGIVRARRLSRATLGNIRQNLFFAFAYNALGVPLAAGLLYPFFGLLLSPMFAAAAMSLSSVSVIGNALRLGRLRL
- a CDS encoding SIMPL domain-containing protein, which gives rise to MRLLALSLLLLASPLMAQGNLPSVPHVYVQGSARVPLVPELLVLSGRISATDPQVVVASQQVEDRSAELVELARSLGVEREDLRASMPTVDRQYEYRNGENVFVGYRVSREVEIQLSNMETYHLDYADIVRADVVESLSARFTVRDPEAAKDAAQLAAIDDARARAERLAERGGAELGSLHSITEFDLRQVEARLLVPSRSFASSSMAGGGDGIYTTSSRMEAAPPMFEPDALEAQATVYVVFLLKGGSSDD
- a CDS encoding homoserine kinase, translating into MSRSQATAFAPASVGNVGVGFDLLGHVIDGPGDTVTAFRIEEPIVRIDSIEGVIVDLPREADRNTAGRAVQALLEHAGVDFGIALRIEKGIPLGSGLGGSAASATAALVAANALLPKPLEIGALYPFALAGESVASGSAHGDNVGPQLLGGLVLATLERLIPIPVPQGLWACVVHPDHVVETRLARETLAEPYPIGTVVAQNALLAQFLAGCYRKDLDLIRAGLGDVLVEPRRASLIPGFAEVKQAALDSGALGASISGAGPSAFGWFDDRAAADAARQAMIAAFAEAGLSAEGWVSAVDAPGARLIED
- the thrA gene encoding bifunctional aspartate kinase/homoserine dehydrogenase I is translated as MTVIAHKFGGSSLADAECIATVADLLIQRQDEDQIAVVSAMAGVTNELIALTHGAARREPGWSERLDVLELKHLDTAAALTGSHPAGDAVAKSLRSRFGHLRQLLDSLGLMGSAPAEAVELISGLGEVFSAELLSARLAALDEPAVFIDARDILRVRPTALMVAINWNESEARLQAFRQANPSRRYVATGFICRREDGRISTLGRNGSDYSASIFGRLFEAAEIHIWTNVDGLLSADPGSVPEAFLLDRLSYREAFELAYFGARVIHPQALSPALEKDIPVFVRNTFNPACPGTRIDRDGQSEPPVKGLSGMADMALVTIEGAGMIGVPGTAERVFSALHAAEISVAMISQSSSEHSICLAVPGADAERATAELEDVFERELRHGQIQRVFVLPGIRLLAIVGDGMTGTPGVAARLFASLARAGVNVRAIAQGASERNISVAVDEVDAERALRAVHAGFYLSEQTVAIGLIGPGNVGRVLLEQLKEAAQRLHGEANLDLRLLGVAGSKRMQRFDERQALDTLTLPLDEQAEALDLDAFTDHIDNHHLPHSILIDCTASDAIAERYAGWLARGIHVITPNKHAGSGPIERYRAIRRASQGGSARWRYDATVGAGLPVIQTLRDLIDTGDRIRRIDGIFSGTLAYLFNRYSAGMSFAELVGEAREAGYTEPDPRDDLSGMDVARKLVILAREMGLELGLDQVRIESLAPAELDGCSIDEFLAGLADHDEVMARRLAEAESRGEVLRFVAGLSADGQAEVALKSLPGDHPFASLALTDNVVAFTTDRYCDNPLIVQGPGAGPAVTAAGVFADLLRVASHLGARL